The Polyangium aurulentum genomic interval GAAGAGCAGGTGATCAACACGGCCTCGCTCAAGCTCTCGTCGTCCTTTCTGCACAAGAGGCTCCTTCTCGACGCGACGATCGGATACCATCACGCCTACTCGAACCGCCTGCCGGTCGATGGGGCGGGGATTGGCAGCGGCCAGGGGCTCGACAACGTGCCCGGCATCTCGTGGTCGCGGGGGGCCCCGCATACCATCGCCGATTTCGAGGATCTTCCGGCAGGGAGCGGCTGCGAGCCGAAGGGCTCGACGAACGTCATCTACTGCCCCGTGCGCGCCTATCTGACGGGTGGACCCGGGAACGTCAACGAGTCGATCACGAACCGCTTCCAGGGGCGAGCCGTCGTCACGTACCTGCTCAACGCCCTGGGGCAACACGTCATCAAGGCGGGGCTCGATGTCGAGGTGTCCGACAGCCTCTTCGCCCGGGCGAACACCGGGAACGTGTGGTTCTCGGAGACGTATGATGGTTCGGCGTGGCAGGTTTGGCGAATTGGAAACCTGACGAGCCCGGACGAGGTCTACGTGCCGAAATTGCAGTCCCCCACGACGCACTCCACCATCATCGGTGGTTTCGTTCAGGATAGCTTCACGTTCCTGGACCGGGTCACGGTCAATGCAGGCTTGAGGTACGACGCGCAGATGATGTGGAGCAGCGAGGGGGTGGGCATGGTGTTGCCCAACCAATGGTCTCCACGTGTTGGAGCCATCTACGACTTCACCGGTCAGGGGCGGTCGAAGATCTTCGCCAGCTACGCACGGTATTACGAGAACGTGCCCCTCGGCCTGGCCGAGGGCCTGTTCGTCCAGCGGCCATTCACCGTGGCCACGGTGTCGAGCTCCGTGTGCGACCCGAGCGACCCCACGAAGGTGGAGGCCTGCCTGGACCCGAAGAACCGACTCACGACCGGGGCACCCTACTCGCCCAACCGGCAATGGGGATTTTATTATGGCGATCGCGCGCCCGTGGATCCCGAGATCGAGGCGCAGTCGATGGACGAGATCTCGGCAGGCGGCGAGTACCAGGTCTTCGATGATGCCCGCGTGGGCCTCAACTACACGCACCGATCGATCCATCGCGCCATCGAGAACATGAGCCGGGACGAAGGGACGTCGTTCTTCGTCGGCAACCCCGGGTTCGGCGCGGCATCCGACTTCCCCGTAGCTCGGCGCGACTATGATGCCCTGACGCTGTTTTTCCAGAAATCGTTTTCCCAGGGGTGGCTCGCGCTGGCCAGCTACACGGCCTCGTTCCTCCGCGGTAACTATCCCGGGCTCGCCTCGGGCCCCTATCCCTCCCCCCACACGCTCTCCGCCTTCGACCTGCTGTCGCTCCTGCCGAACAGTGACGGCCCGCTTCCCGGGGATCGGCGCCATTCGATCAAGCTCTTCGGCGCGAAAGAATTCGCTCTCCCGAAGAACATCCGCGTCAACGTCGGCGTGAGCTACACCGGCACGTCGGGCGCTCCGCTCGATGTCCTCGGCGCTCACCCCTATTATGGAAGAGGCGCCGCGTTCATCCTGTCCCGCGGCTCGGGTGGCAACTTGCCTTGGGTCCATAGCATCGATTCGAACCTCGCCGTGGGCTACAAGGTCGGCAAGGACAGCACGCTCTCCGTGAACCTGGACGTCTTCAACCTGTTCAACTTCCAAGCCGAGACCAGCCGTGACGAATCCTTCACGTACGCCAACGTCCGGCCCATCGATGGCGGGACGACGTCGGACCTGCCCACCAAGGGCGAGTCGGCGTGCCCCACCAGCGCCGGCTGTCGGTACAAGCTCGTGAATTACGAGGACGGTTCGCCATTCGATCCCGCCAATCGAAACCCCAACTACGGCAGCCCCACGTCGTACCAGAGCCCGAGAACGATCCGCATGGGCATCAGGTTGACCTTCTGATCGCGGAGCGAGGAGACGAATCATGAATCGCCACGACCACCCCAAGCCGATCGCCCTCGGGGCCTTGGCGCTCCTGTTCACAGCCGCATTGGGCACGTCATGCGAGCAACCGCCGATGCTTTGCGAGGTCGCGAGCGGTCCCTATGCGGTAAAGTACTTCCCGAAAGACGCCGGCAACGACTGCCTCATGATTCCGGGTGAGCAGGTTGGCATGTCCGTTTACAACCCGCCGAAGGGGGATGACAGAGAAATCGATGCCTCCCGGGCGACGATCGCGATCCAGGCACATTCGATAGGCGCGCTGGCGGACGACGCGAAGGCCACTGCAGGCGCAACGGATCCAGACCCGAAACACAAACAATATTCATTCGGCACCTACGCGGCACGCCCGGACGCCGACGACTTTTGCGCGGCGTCGGACCTCTCCGCCGCCGAGCAGCACATCCCCGAGACGGCATACACGGATGCTGACGGCAATCCAGCGATCTACCCCGAAACGCGGCTCGCCTACGAATGGCGGGACGTGCGCATGCACATGACGTTCGCCACGCCAGGCAACGCCGCGACGGGCGAGGTGAGCATCACGCGAGAGCGCGCGGACTCCGAGACTGGCAATCGCGAGACGTGCACCACGACGTACATCGCGAGCGCCCTCTTCCCCAAGGTCGGTTGCGAGGCGGTGGACGCCACGGGGCAAGGGACAGGGATGCCCGACGACACGCGCTGCTGCGCCAATGCCGATCCGGCGAAGGGGAGGCCCTTCGGCTCCGGCCTTCACCCCGATTTCAAGGTGAAATGCGATCCGGAGCTGTTGCTTTGTGTGCTGGACTGGAGGCCGGGAGAGCCCTTCCCGCCGCGCGGGACGAATCCGGTTTGCAAGGTGGAGGGCTGAGAGGGACCGGAGCACACGGTGATGACGACGCTTCGTTAGAGAATCTCGTCGTCGTGGTCGACAGGTGGTTCACGGTTGCAAGGTCGATCGCCGCGACCACAAGTTTGCGGCGGTTTGTCCAGGCTCCAGCCGCTGGTGCCCAGCCCACCATCACCGGACCCCTTGCCACGGCGCGG includes:
- a CDS encoding TonB-dependent receptor, producing MTGTVIDALTRKPLPDVVVTVTSPALQGEQTVVTDASGNYRVPQLPPGEYMIRLDDVRHKSLARGGITLRTSTTLRANLELVPDELREEVELLARPPTIDSGSTTTGLIVDSELAHRLAVAPPGGRASAVRSFESLGALAPGAQPTSLGFAINGSSAPENRLQIDGVSVGSASDGINDTPLSLEFVREVNVATGGYMPEFGRTTGGLFDVVTKSGGDEFHGSIFGSFTPGAFEGPRKPVRAEGTVVAVDQKLGAMRDFGFELGGPIKRDRLWFYAGLNVALQDLDIVRSLNRLQYETNPDGSLKLDASGNPISLRDEYGFQLTDPIADGTRRYIASKETLQYIGKLTWRINPSHTLTLSVFGSPTWSGGDGRISLNGVTGTTTTINTSLLEGQYAAFGRREEQVINTASLKLSSSFLHKRLLLDATIGYHHAYSNRLPVDGAGIGSGQGLDNVPGISWSRGAPHTIADFEDLPAGSGCEPKGSTNVIYCPVRAYLTGGPGNVNESITNRFQGRAVVTYLLNALGQHVIKAGLDVEVSDSLFARANTGNVWFSETYDGSAWQVWRIGNLTSPDEVYVPKLQSPTTHSTIIGGFVQDSFTFLDRVTVNAGLRYDAQMMWSSEGVGMVLPNQWSPRVGAIYDFTGQGRSKIFASYARYYENVPLGLAEGLFVQRPFTVATVSSSVCDPSDPTKVEACLDPKNRLTTGAPYSPNRQWGFYYGDRAPVDPEIEAQSMDEISAGGEYQVFDDARVGLNYTHRSIHRAIENMSRDEGTSFFVGNPGFGAASDFPVARRDYDALTLFFQKSFSQGWLALASYTASFLRGNYPGLASGPYPSPHTLSAFDLLSLLPNSDGPLPGDRRHSIKLFGAKEFALPKNIRVNVGVSYTGTSGAPLDVLGAHPYYGRGAAFILSRGSGGNLPWVHSIDSNLAVGYKVGKDSTLSVNLDVFNLFNFQAETSRDESFTYANVRPIDGGTTSDLPTKGESACPTSAGCRYKLVNYEDGSPFDPANRNPNYGSPTSYQSPRTIRMGIRLTF